The stretch of DNA CCCCTGTAGAAGCCTCAGTAGCAGCACCATGGACACCTCCTCTCCGCAGCTCCGTTGCTGCTGACTGGGGAACTTTCTCAACCCTTGTTCGAAATTTGAAGCTCCCCATCCCCAATCAGAGTCCCCCCCTCCTCCTGGCGCGCCGTGATTGGCTGCAGCATGGAGTAGCTTCCAACTTAGCACTCCCCCTCccgtctctctccctctctgtagaTTCAGTCAGAGCGCAGCCAGTAGTTTGCAGCAGCCAAGCGAGAGGCAGCCGGGCGCTTGTTATAACAGGGACTCAGCGCTACTACAAGAAAGGCACATCCAGCCAGGGATAGGAATAACTGCAGGCTACACTGATGGCACCGAGCAGCTAATATACAGGTGCCGCTTTTTTCCTCCTTTGCGCAGTGGATTTTAAACTACTTCATTGAGGAAGGTgatcattttctctctctcttcctacTGAGATGAGATGATGCCGGGGGCCACTTGTTCTTTTTGGGCATGATGTGGTGCTTACTACTTGACTTCTGCTCCCTGCCATCGCATCGCtaagggatctattatctgcCCCAGAAGCCCCTCACATCCCACCCTCACACCCCACCTGCTCAGCCCCTAGCAACCCTCACACGGGGAGCCAGCAAGGTGGGACATGGGATTTTCTTGGCAGATGCACAATTGCAGATGAAAGCCGGCGGTGGGCACTGTGCATTGCGTAAATGAATGAATGGTGCTGAGACTCATCCCTGGCTACATTCATCATTTTAAAGGACACCTTTATTTTTCTGCCTGGATTTCAATGGATCGACCCAGAAAGGGGCTAATTTACTCCACAGAGACTGTGTGACATGATCCCGGGGAGCCCAGGTATTGGCACAATAAGGCAATGACTACAAGCCATGAGGGCGCGATTAAAGTGCTCAACCGGTGCGCACTgagagctgctgctgctgagtgaCACGTTGCGCCTGCAGAGCAGGTGTCTTCCCCGGCAACTCACTGTGGCTTCCCATTGCTTCTCGCCCATAGCCCAGCCAAGGTAGAGCCGCAGCATCCCTGTGCATGAACTGCTCAACTTCAGCTCTGCATCTCTACATCCATTTCAGCTGGCacagtgagtgtgtatatgaTTGTGGATTCCTGTTTGTACCGCTCGCCTCCATCTGTAGTCCTGATCCATTGCCCCTTCTACTATGTGGTTGTGGCTGAGCAGGGAGATGGATTTGTTGCACATTTTGCTTTTGCTGGTAGTGTCCTGGACTCGATCCCGAGCTCTGATCAACTTGAAATACACAGTGGAGGAGGAGCAGAGAGCTGGGACTGTAATTGCCAATGTAGCTAAGGACGCTAAAGATGCTGGCTTTGTgctggaccccaggcagcctgcctTCAGAGTGGTCTCTAACTCAGCCTCCCATCTGGTGGACATCAATGCATCGGGCTTGCTAGTCACCAAGCAGAAGATAGACAGAGATATGCTGTGCAGGCAGATCCCCAAGTGTGTCATCTCATTGGAGGTCATGTCCAACTCTATGGAGATTTGTGTCATTAAAGTAGAGATCAAGGATCTTAATGATAATGCACCCAGTTTTCCTACTGACCAGATTGACTTGGAGATCTCTGAAACAGCAAGCCCTGGAACCAGAATCCCTCTAGAGAGTGCATATGATCCTGATTCCGGTAATTATGGGGTGCAGACCTATGAAATTACCCCCAATGATCTGTTTGGCTTAGAAATAAAGACAAGGGGCGATGGGTCTAGATTTGCTGAGCTGGTAGTAGAGAAAGCCTTGGATAGGGAGACCCAGTCTCACTACAGCTATATTATCACAGCCCTGGATGGTGGGGATCCCTCCAATTTTGGTACTGTGGAACTAAATATCAAAGTGATAGATTCTAATGACAACAACCCAATGTTTGAGGAGGCTGCCTACACAGTAAATGTTCCTGAGAACTCTGCCCTTAACACCATGGTTATTGATCTCAATGCCACAGACCCAGATGAAGGCACCAATGGAGAGATAGTCTACTCTTTTAATAGCTATGTGTCAGACAAAACCAGGGAACTTTTCAAAATAGACCCCAAGACTGGTGTGATTACTGTCAGTGGAGCTATAGATTACGAGGAAGGCCATGTGTATGAAATCGATGTACAAGCTAAAGATCTGGGACCCAATTCCATCCCTGCTCATTGTAAAGTGACTGTGAATGTCCTGGATATGAATGACAATGTGCCAGTCATTAACTTGCTTTCAGTCAACAGTGAGGTGGTAGAAGTGAGTGAGAATGCTCCCCCTGGCTATGTTATAGCTTTGGTTAGGGTCTCAGACAAGGATTCTGGGATCAATGGAAGAGTTCTGTGCAAACTGCTGGGCAGCGTGCCTTTTAGGTTGCAGGAATATGAGAGCTTTTCCACCATTTTAGTAGATGGCAGGTTAGACAGAGAACAGAGGGATCAGTACAATCTTACTATCCAGGCCAAAGACAGTGGCAATCCCTCCTTGCAATCTACAAAGTCATTTACAGTGAGAATTACAGATGAGAATGACAACCACCCTCACTTCTCTAAAACATTCTATCAGGTGATTGTCTCTGAAAACAACACCCCTGGGGCTTACCTGTTGTCGGTTTCAGCCAGAGACCCTGACCTGGGGTTAAATGGCAGTGTGTCCTACCAACTTGTTCCATCCCAGGTCAGAGATATGCCAGTGTTTACCTATGTGTCCATCAACCCAACCTCGGGAGACATTTATGCTCTGAGATCTTTTAATCACGAGCAAACCAAAGCCTTTGAATTTAAAATTCTAGCAAAAGATGGAGGTAACCCATCACTCCAGAGCAACGTGACTGTCAGGGTCATAGTGGTGGATGTAAATGATAATACTCCAGTGATAACTGCTCCACCTCTTGTCAATGGGACCTCTGAGGTGTACATTCCCCGGAATGCAGGTGTGGGTTACTTAGTGACTATGGTCAAAGCTGATGATTATGATGAAGGAGAGAATGGAAGGCTTTCCTATGAGATTTCCGAAGGGGACAGAGGCTTTTTTGAGATTGATCAAGTGAATGGGGAGATTAGGACCACTAGAACTTTTGGGGAAAATTCAAAGACCACTTATGAACTGATTGTGGTGGCACACGATCATGGAAAGCCATCACTTTCAGCATCTGCGTTGATTCTCATCTATCTGTCCCCAACCTTGGATGCCCAGGAGTCCATAGGATCTGTTAATTTATCTTTGATTTTTATCATTGCCTTGGGATCCATTGCTGCAATTCTCTTTGTCACCATGATTTTTGTGGCAGTGAAATGCAAGAGAGACAACAAGGAAATAAGGACATACAACTGCAGGTAAATACCTTTTCTGTTGGTGTCTCTTTAGACTTGTTTTTGTGTTCCCCCCCAACAAGTACCCTTATATAATAGTGTTCATAAGGTTAGAAGACTGGCATTCTGTATATAGCAAcaagtattttattaaaatgatatgCTAAGGACCAAGTGTAATGGAGACTGTGTATACAGACGTCAGTTTGGCATTTGTAGGGTTAATCATAGATGCCAAAACTGCCATAGAGTGTTAATAACATGTATAATTCAATATATAGCGTGCTTCTACATTACTAGTAAAACTAGGCCTTTGCATCCTTCCATATACTAACAAATTACATGCAGGGGCCCTGTCAGGGGAAGGGGACAGAATCCTGCAGGTGTCCGCAGTGCAAAAAGACCATTTCATGTCAGTGAGCAGATAGTCAATGAAGCAGAGCAATGAAAAGAACAGAGTAATAGGTTGCAATACCAACATTTACCAGCTGGTGTCACTGCACACACTAGTAATGGTCATATCAGAATGAAATTACACTTGTATAAGGGTGGATTTTAAAAGAACACAGAATTAAATGAAAACATCACGATTTCTGTATTTCCATACATGTACTTGGATGTGGAGATTATATATTCTTCaattaaaatcattttatttctcccaaaaaaatagctttttccTAATCGCTTAACTTAAAGAACACGGATAAACGAACAAACTGCAGTCATTATTGaatcactttttttaaaatgattttatggGAGATTTTCAAGTACTTATTTATATCACTGCCAAACTGCAAGTGCAGCAGCTTAAGTAATGAAAGCTTATCTGTCACAAGGCTGTGCGGTGTAGCTGCTAATTGCTCAGGCAAGCAGGCGATGTTGTGCATAGGAAACAGGGCTACAAGTGCTGTTTCCTCCTCAATATTACCAGCACTAACAAAAAGTTTAGTCGACAAATGCTAACTGCACATGAATATCAATCAGATCCCCTACAGGGGCAGCTGCAATGCCTCATAAATGGATTAATCCCATTACTGGTGAGGAAACCATTCCTGCTCTCATATTCATCCCTCACTCCTTCCATAGGGGCATGAATAAAAcacaagcttttctgaggcagtGATTTTATTTGATAGACAGTGATTTTATTTAAGGTAATAGAAAATATAAACAATAGCAATTTAAGTTTTGGGGGAATTGAAATGCCTCCCTCTGGGTTCCCCTGCTGAGTACTGGATTTGCATAAACAAAAAGGCAAGCCTTACTGTAATGgggaaagctatttttttttttacttgacctttaaatatatgtaatagGTATTTTCTAATATTTAAGTAgaggcatctatctatctatctatctatctatctatcatctatctatccttaTAAAAGTCACAGCCTTGTAGACAGGCGTTAGTGTTTAGCACAGTGGTAATTGGCCAAATACAGATTACCCAGTAAATTAACAGGCCCAGTGGTTAACCCTTCAGTGAAATGAGAGGCAATCTCCTGCTCATGGGGGCTGAAATAAGATATGCATCCAACCTGCAGATGCAATAAGTCAAAGAATGAACTGTTTTCCAACCAGCCGTGCAAACATCTGCCTCTGTCCAAATACACTCGGCTCACCGCAGAGCTGAAATGATGTCACTGTAGCAGAAGAACATTCTGTCAGCGCCACAGATATTCAGTATGCAGAAAgcagaaaattgctatttttttctgATATAGAAGTGATGATCGTGTGGGACGGGGGGGTGCATGTATTCTCTGCATTTACTGCTTAGGGCAAATCATGCATGGAGTTCACTTTCTGAAATGACATCACAACCCTTCCGCGAAAAGCCTACTATTGGGTGAGATTTCGAAAAAAGATAGCACGTGATAGATTGCAATTCCAATTCATTTTCATCCTCCAGCAATCTaatctgtatatttataatatttttctttttattgcccGAGAATTCAATGTCTTTTTAATGTCTCCTGTGCCAAACCTACTATTTAATTCAGTGGTTTTATTTCTGACATGGTGAAAATGTCATTGAGACTTGAAtataaatctcttttttttttttttgttttatgtgacATTTGCAATTGCAGATCATTTATCCTGATCACTCAGGGTCAGCACTGCAGGCAGATTGTCATCGGGATGTCATTCTGGCATTAACCCCATCATACACCAATAAAATAGAGACCATTCCAGCAAACTGCATTGCCACTCTTGCCCTAAGCGGCTTTAATGCCAGTAATTTGCTGAACCATTTCATTACTAGGCAGGCCTCTTTGTCAAAGGGAAAAGCCTCTGGCAATGCAATGGTTAATTCAGAAGTAGTAACAAATCTGGATctggggaggaaaaaaaaataaataggcaTATGTATTTATCAGTTTAATCTTTCCTTTTTAATTGTCTTGGtatatgaccatataaaaagcTAGTGGTTGAGGGAGAGAAGGGGGGTAACTCCCCAACGCTGGTATAAATATAACATGTAGTATATTGTTTATAAGGAACCAAAGACAAGCTTAAGTTAATATATTTCCCATAGTCACCCAGTTTGTGTAGCAGTGCTGCAGCGGGAGAATAAGGGTATCTAAAGGTGTTGCCTCTCATTAGCTCTGCTGTTGAATGGGTTCATAGGTTCATGTCTTGCCTTACGTTTGTCTGGGGGGGTTTGTCTTGGAAGAAAAGGGACTTTCCTATTCCTCTCCTACATATTTTTCTTTGCAGCTGACCAACATTATTAACACatagatattattatatatttatgttcaaCAGGAAAAGGCTTGCTCAGAGgctagtaaaacaaaaaaaaaaaagaattacattAGAGCACTTGAGAGCATTAGAGAGGTCAGAATAGCTTGGTTAACTGTATGTATCTTTTTACCCTTTGTTACATTCACTCAAGCTGTAACATTATTTGAATTCTCATAAATGAATGGAAACTTCAATAATACGCCGGATAGTTGTTTTAATGTAGTCAGTTGATGCTTGGTTATGTTCACATATAATCTCTAGCCTCTACAAATCAACCTGACAAATGTTGGTTGGTATTTAAATCTATAAAGTATATACTTAGAGCTGTTTTTGTATATATTCTGAATTCGGCTGATTAAAGTTCAGCTTCTCCACACATTTCTATATTCTCCTTGCCACACCCTTACTAAGGCACTGGTTTCTTGATCTTTCAGTGCCCACAAGTGGAATTGGAAGAACACCGTAACGTtctaataaaacagaaaacattCATAAAACATTCTAATGGTTCTGACACagtttttcatatatatttagtataaatcAACTTAAACATGGTTAGTCTAGAGGAGTAGGAACTGTTTATATTGATATTAATGACTGATTAGAATCATTCTGAAGGAAGCCAGGCTGGGATTTTGTCTAATACTGGTGGGATATGTGGGTTTTCACATTCATTAACTGTCTGACTTCTAAATGCATGATAAAATCTGCATGCTCTTGTATTCTATTAATGTTGTCTTGCAGAATAGCAGAATATTCCTATGGCCACCAAAAGAAGtccaacaaaaagaaaaaaatcagcaagAATGATATCCGCCTCGTACCCCGAGATGTAGAGGAGACAGATAAAATGAACGTGGTGAGCTGTTCCTCCCTTACTTCATCCCTAAACTACTTTGACTACCACCAGCAGACCCTCCCGCTTGGGTGTAGGCGTTCAGACAGCACCTTTCTTAATGTGGAAAATCAAAACACACGGAATGCAGGGTCCAACCACGTTTATCACCACACCTTCACGAACCAGAGCCCTCCACAGCCTGACCTCATCATCAATGGAATGCCCCTtccagaggtgagtacaagtagTAATCACAATCTCACCCTCTCCACCTCAGGCCTTGCTCTGCCTATAGATATTTAGGAGGGCAGCAGGTGAtcacatagagatatatatacatattcatatCATACTACAAAAAGTGGTCCATGCTTTTTTAAGCTGGAACGTTCCTCCCCAAATGGAAGGGTTCAGTGTGGAAATATGATAGTATTGTACTGAACTGTGTAAAATAAGGTCCATGATTATACAGGGCAACCTGATAGAGGGTGCTGGGAGACTGCATTTCTTCTCCTTTTGCTATCATCAACCCCAAGCACTCCCTGTAGTTGCATGAATAGGTTAGGGTTTGTAGCTCAGCAGTGGCTGCCGATCAACAGGTTGGAGGCAATGCTCCCGAGCCTTGAATGCTGCATAATGCAATGGACGTTTGGTCTGACCCTGATCTTGCTGCACTTGATAGGGTGCATAACAAATGGCATTTGAAATCTTTAAGATGCAAGGCGGCTGCTGTTTCTCTTAACCTTTTGGAGTGCCATGGGGAATGGAAAATATTACTCTGCACGTTGATAGATTTAAACTGTAGAAGGCCTTTTCCTGAGATGTTGTGCAGAGAGGTGCCCTCAGCACTGCAAAATGAGCTCATTAACTCCTTTCTGCCCTATCTGGAAAAACGGGTTCCCTTTAAATGAGGGACTTATGTACTGGGTACTTATGCTTGGGATATGAAAGCATTACGAGCCACATCTGAGATGGTTTATGCTGGACAGACATTTATTTAGCTAAATTATCAGTTTGTTGTTTCACAGATGTGTGTTAAGTATTATTTTGCTGTCCAGAAGATGCCTTTCATGTGTTAGGTGTGACACAAGGTAGGACTATACTTAGGGTGCCTTATAATTAAAGTGGAGAGTGTTAATTATTGTTAGGtcataaacattaaaataaaaagaaaagttagCATTTTTGTAAATGGATTTATGTTTATACAAATGCATAGGCAACTTTAACCAATTCACACTGCCAACTCTTTGCATTTTGTAATCAGTGTGATACTTGGAG from Xenopus tropicalis strain Nigerian chromosome 8, UCB_Xtro_10.0, whole genome shotgun sequence encodes:
- the pcdh19 gene encoding protocadherin-19 isoform X1 — protein: MWLWLSREMDLLHILLLLVVSWTRSRALINLKYTVEEEQRAGTVIANVAKDAKDAGFVLDPRQPAFRVVSNSASHLVDINASGLLVTKQKIDRDMLCRQIPKCVISLEVMSNSMEICVIKVEIKDLNDNAPSFPTDQIDLEISETASPGTRIPLESAYDPDSGNYGVQTYEITPNDLFGLEIKTRGDGSRFAELVVEKALDRETQSHYSYIITALDGGDPSNFGTVELNIKVIDSNDNNPMFEEAAYTVNVPENSALNTMVIDLNATDPDEGTNGEIVYSFNSYVSDKTRELFKIDPKTGVITVSGAIDYEEGHVYEIDVQAKDLGPNSIPAHCKVTVNVLDMNDNVPVINLLSVNSEVVEVSENAPPGYVIALVRVSDKDSGINGRVLCKLLGSVPFRLQEYESFSTILVDGRLDREQRDQYNLTIQAKDSGNPSLQSTKSFTVRITDENDNHPHFSKTFYQVIVSENNTPGAYLLSVSARDPDLGLNGSVSYQLVPSQVRDMPVFTYVSINPTSGDIYALRSFNHEQTKAFEFKILAKDGGNPSLQSNVTVRVIVVDVNDNTPVITAPPLVNGTSEVYIPRNAGVGYLVTMVKADDYDEGENGRLSYEISEGDRGFFEIDQVNGEIRTTRTFGENSKTTYELIVVAHDHGKPSLSASALILIYLSPTLDAQESIGSVNLSLIFIIALGSIAAILFVTMIFVAVKCKRDNKEIRTYNCRIAEYSYGHQKKSNKKKKISKNDIRLVPRDVEETDKMNVVSCSSLTSSLNYFDYHQQTLPLGCRRSDSTFLNVENQNTRNAGSNHVYHHTFTNQSPPQPDLIINGMPLPETENYTFDTNYVNSRAHLIKSSSTFKDLEGNSLKDSGHEESDQTDSEHDVQRGLYCDTAVNDVLNTSANSMGNQLPEQDQNEGFHCREECRILGHSDRCWMPRVPIPSRAKSPEHGRNIIALSIEATTVDTEPFEECKTKRTFATFGKDGSENTTDDRATLKGKRTVDLPISSPKVNGAVREAGNGCEAVSPITSPLHLKSPLPAKSAAPYNIMHCPGNRDVEQFVSNGPSRPTEAEPRGADSENVMHEINPLLQECREKDSLGVKRLKDIVL
- the pcdh19 gene encoding protocadherin-19 isoform X3, which translates into the protein MWLWLSREMDLLHILLLLVVSWTRSRALINLKYTVEEEQRAGTVIANVAKDAKDAGFVLDPRQPAFRVVSNSASHLVDINASGLLVTKQKIDRDMLCRQIPKCVISLEVMSNSMEICVIKVEIKDLNDNAPSFPTDQIDLEISETASPGTRIPLESAYDPDSGNYGVQTYEITPNDLFGLEIKTRGDGSRFAELVVEKALDRETQSHYSYIITALDGGDPSNFGTVELNIKVIDSNDNNPMFEEAAYTVNVPENSALNTMVIDLNATDPDEGTNGEIVYSFNSYVSDKTRELFKIDPKTGVITVSGAIDYEEGHVYEIDVQAKDLGPNSIPAHCKVTVNVLDMNDNVPVINLLSVNSEVVEVSENAPPGYVIALVRVSDKDSGINGRVLCKLLGSVPFRLQEYESFSTILVDGRLDREQRDQYNLTIQAKDSGNPSLQSTKSFTVRITDENDNHPHFSKTFYQVIVSENNTPGAYLLSVSARDPDLGLNGSVSYQLVPSQVRDMPVFTYVSINPTSGDIYALRSFNHEQTKAFEFKILAKDGGNPSLQSNVTVRVIVVDVNDNTPVITAPPLVNGTSEVYIPRNAGVGYLVTMVKADDYDEGENGRLSYEISEGDRGFFEIDQVNGEIRTTRTFGENSKTTYELIVVAHDHGKPSLSASALILIYLSPTLDAQESIGSVNLSLIFIIALGSIAAILFVTMIFVAVKCKRDNKEIRTYNCRIAEYSYGHQKKSNKKKKISKNDIRLVPRDVEETDKMNVTENYTFDTNYVNSRAHLIKSSSTFKDLEGNSLKDSGHEESDQTDSEHDVQRGLYCDTAVNDVLNTSANSMGNQLPEQDQNEGFHCREECRILGHSDRCWMPRVPIPSRAKSPEHGRNIIALSIEATTVDTEPFEECKTKRTFATFGKDGSENTTDDRATLKGKRTVDLPISSPKVNGAVREAGNGCEAVSPITSPLHLKSPLPAKSAAPYNIMHCPGNRDVEQFVSNGPSRPTEAEPRGADSENVMHEINPLLQECREKDSLGVKRLKDIVL
- the pcdh19 gene encoding protocadherin-19 isoform X2, with translation MWLWLSREMDLLHILLLLVVSWTRSRALINLKYTVEEEQRAGTVIANVAKDAKDAGFVLDPRQPAFRVVSNSASHLVDINASGLLVTKQKIDRDMLCRQIPKCVISLEVMSNSMEICVIKVEIKDLNDNAPSFPTDQIDLEISETASPGTRIPLESAYDPDSGNYGVQTYEITPNDLFGLEIKTRGDGSRFAELVVEKALDRETQSHYSYIITALDGGDPSNFGTVELNIKVIDSNDNNPMFEEAAYTVNVPENSALNTMVIDLNATDPDEGTNGEIVYSFNSYVSDKTRELFKIDPKTGVITVSGAIDYEEGHVYEIDVQAKDLGPNSIPAHCKVTVNVLDMNDNVPVINLLSVNSEVVEVSENAPPGYVIALVRVSDKDSGINGRVLCKLLGSVPFRLQEYESFSTILVDGRLDREQRDQYNLTIQAKDSGNPSLQSTKSFTVRITDENDNHPHFSKTFYQVIVSENNTPGAYLLSVSARDPDLGLNGSVSYQLVPSQVRDMPVFTYVSINPTSGDIYALRSFNHEQTKAFEFKILAKDGGNPSLQSNVTVRVIVVDVNDNTPVITAPPLVNGTSEVYIPRNAGVGYLVTMVKADDYDEGENGRLSYEISEGDRGFFEIDQVNGEIRTTRTFGENSKTTYELIVVAHDHGKPSLSASALILIYLSPTLDAQESIGSVNLSLIFIIALGSIAAILFVTMIFVAVKCKRDNKEIRTYNCRIAEYSYGHQKKSNKKKKISKNDIRLVPRDVEETDKMNVVSCSSLTSSLNYFDYHQQTLPLGCRRSDSTFLNVENQNTRNAGSNHVYHHTFTNQSPPQPDLIINGMPLPETENYTFDTNYVNSRAHLIKSSTFKDLEGNSLKDSGHEESDQTDSEHDVQRGLYCDTAVNDVLNTSANSMGNQLPEQDQNEGFHCREECRILGHSDRCWMPRVPIPSRAKSPEHGRNIIALSIEATTVDTEPFEECKTKRTFATFGKDGSENTTDDRATLKGKRTVDLPISSPKVNGAVREAGNGCEAVSPITSPLHLKSPLPAKSAAPYNIMHCPGNRDVEQFVSNGPSRPTEAEPRGADSENVMHEINPLLQECREKDSLGVKRLKDIVL
- the pcdh19 gene encoding protocadherin-19 isoform X4, giving the protein MWLWLSREMDLLHILLLLVVSWTRSRALINLKYTVEEEQRAGTVIANVAKDAKDAGFVLDPRQPAFRVVSNSASHLVDINASGLLVTKQKIDRDMLCRQIPKCVISLEVMSNSMEICVIKVEIKDLNDNAPSFPTDQIDLEISETASPGTRIPLESAYDPDSGNYGVQTYEITPNDLFGLEIKTRGDGSRFAELVVEKALDRETQSHYSYIITALDGGDPSNFGTVELNIKVIDSNDNNPMFEEAAYTVNVPENSALNTMVIDLNATDPDEGTNGEIVYSFNSYVSDKTRELFKIDPKTGVITVSGAIDYEEGHVYEIDVQAKDLGPNSIPAHCKVTVNVLDMNDNVPVINLLSVNSEVVEVSENAPPGYVIALVRVSDKDSGINGRVLCKLLGSVPFRLQEYESFSTILVDGRLDREQRDQYNLTIQAKDSGNPSLQSTKSFTVRITDENDNHPHFSKTFYQVIVSENNTPGAYLLSVSARDPDLGLNGSVSYQLVPSQVRDMPVFTYVSINPTSGDIYALRSFNHEQTKAFEFKILAKDGGNPSLQSNVTVRVIVVDVNDNTPVITAPPLVNGTSEVYIPRNAGVGYLVTMVKADDYDEGENGRLSYEISEGDRGFFEIDQVNGEIRTTRTFGENSKTTYELIVVAHDHGKPSLSASALILIYLSPTLDAQESIGSVNLSLIFIIALGSIAAILFVTMIFVAVKCKRDNKEIRTYNCRIAEYSYGHQKKSNKKKKISKNDIRLVPRDVEETDKMNVTENYTFDTNYVNSRAHLIKSSTFKDLEGNSLKDSGHEESDQTDSEHDVQRGLYCDTAVNDVLNTSANSMGNQLPEQDQNEGFHCREECRILGHSDRCWMPRVPIPSRAKSPEHGRNIIALSIEATTVDTEPFEECKTKRTFATFGKDGSENTTDDRATLKGKRTVDLPISSPKVNGAVREAGNGCEAVSPITSPLHLKSPLPAKSAAPYNIMHCPGNRDVEQFVSNGPSRPTEAEPRGADSENVMHEINPLLQECREKDSLGVKRLKDIVL